In a genomic window of Curtobacterium flaccumfaciens pv. betae:
- the rsgA gene encoding ribosome small subunit-dependent GTPase A: MSWWDDTDGDDSDGDEPYGQYDESSVRVRPNPKGNRPRTKTRPTYDDAPVGWVTNVDRGRFGVLIDDHVITATKARELGKKSVVTGDQVSLVGDVSGDPGSLARIVKVAERTTLLRRSADDSDEVERVIVANADQMLIVVAAADPEPRTRLIDRYLVAAFDAGLDPILCITKTDLADPAAFLAHFACLDLRIVTSRSDDVPFEALHELLDDKVTVTVGHSGVGKSTLVNALTGSTRAIGVVNSVTGRGRHTSSSSIALRVRDGGWIIDTPGVRSFGLGHVDPANVFRAFASHAVPVLPARDGIPLAQAHDWEIVDRVQDGELGPTGVERLDSFRALLTGMGASDPGSE, from the coding sequence ATGAGTTGGTGGGACGACACCGACGGTGACGACTCCGACGGGGACGAGCCGTACGGGCAGTACGACGAGTCGAGCGTGCGGGTGCGCCCGAACCCGAAGGGCAACCGACCGCGCACGAAGACCCGTCCGACGTACGACGACGCCCCCGTCGGCTGGGTGACGAACGTCGACCGCGGGCGGTTCGGCGTGCTGATCGACGACCACGTCATCACGGCGACGAAGGCCCGCGAGCTCGGCAAGAAGTCCGTCGTCACGGGCGACCAAGTGTCGCTCGTCGGGGACGTCTCCGGCGACCCGGGCTCGCTGGCACGCATCGTGAAGGTCGCCGAGCGCACCACACTGCTGCGGCGGAGTGCCGACGACTCCGACGAGGTCGAGCGCGTCATCGTGGCGAACGCCGACCAGATGCTCATCGTGGTGGCCGCCGCCGACCCCGAGCCGCGCACCCGCCTGATCGACCGGTACCTGGTGGCCGCGTTCGACGCCGGCCTCGACCCGATCCTCTGCATCACGAAGACCGACCTCGCCGACCCCGCTGCGTTCCTGGCGCACTTCGCGTGCCTCGATCTGCGGATCGTGACGAGTCGGTCGGACGACGTCCCCTTCGAGGCCCTGCACGAACTGCTCGACGACAAGGTGACCGTGACCGTCGGGCACTCCGGTGTGGGCAAGTCGACCCTGGTGAACGCCCTGACCGGGTCGACGCGCGCGATCGGCGTCGTGAACTCCGTGACGGGTCGCGGGCGGCACACGTCGTCGTCGTCGATCGCACTGCGGGTTCGCGACGGCGGGTGGATCATCGACACGCCGGGTGTGCGGTCGTTCGGCCTGGGGCATGTCGACCCCGCGAACGTGTTCCGGGCGTTCGCGTCGCACGCCGTGCCGGTGCTGCCCGCGCGGGACGGCATCCCGCTGGCGCAGGCGCACGACTGGGAGATCGTCGACCGGGTGCAGGACGGGGAGCTGGGGCCGACCGGCGTCGAGCGGCTCGACTCGTTCCGGGCGCTGCTGACCGGGATGGGTGCGTCCGACCCCGGTTCCGAGTAG
- the hisN gene encoding histidinol-phosphatase — MDLSADLDFARSLADTADAISLERFRAADLHVTKKADSTHVTDADQAVERALRERLAAERPDDAFLGEETTADTGAEAVSEGHRQWVVDPIDGTANYLRGVPVWATLIALAVDGRPVLGVVSAPALGKRWWAAEGSGAFSLDGPLRVSGVSELADASLSYNSIQQWDDDDRLEPLVDLSRRVWRTRAYGDMWSYMMVAEGVLDVAGEPDLKPWDIAALVPIVEEAGGRFTSLDGDPGPWHGSALASNGLVHDAVVEVIRRDS, encoded by the coding sequence GTGGACCTCAGCGCCGACCTGGACTTCGCCCGCTCCCTCGCCGACACCGCCGACGCGATCAGCCTCGAGCGCTTCCGTGCCGCCGACCTGCACGTGACGAAGAAGGCCGACAGCACGCACGTCACCGACGCCGACCAGGCCGTCGAACGGGCCCTGCGCGAGCGGCTCGCCGCCGAGCGACCGGACGACGCGTTCCTCGGCGAGGAGACGACGGCGGACACCGGGGCCGAGGCCGTCAGCGAAGGGCACCGCCAGTGGGTGGTCGACCCGATCGACGGCACCGCCAACTACCTGCGCGGCGTACCGGTGTGGGCGACCCTCATCGCGCTCGCGGTCGACGGCCGCCCGGTGCTCGGCGTCGTCAGTGCGCCCGCCCTCGGCAAGCGCTGGTGGGCGGCCGAGGGCTCCGGAGCGTTCTCGCTGGACGGACCACTCCGGGTCTCCGGGGTGTCCGAGCTCGCCGACGCGAGCCTGAGCTACAACAGCATCCAGCAGTGGGACGACGACGACCGCCTCGAGCCGCTCGTCGACCTGTCGCGCCGGGTCTGGCGCACCCGGGCCTACGGCGACATGTGGTCGTACATGATGGTGGCCGAGGGCGTCCTCGACGTCGCCGGCGAACCGGACCTGAAGCCGTGGGACATCGCGGCCCTCGTCCCCATCGTCGAAGAGGCCGGCGGTCGCTTCACCTCGCTCGACGGCGACCCCGGGCCGTGGCACGGCAGCGCCCTCGCCTCGAACGGCCTGGTGCACGATGCCGTGGTCGAGGTCATCCGCCGCGACTCCTAA
- a CDS encoding MFS transporter, with product MSNAEPTDARLDDRTRWRAFAVCVAVAALTILDLSKVNVGLPSIEQSLGATSSSLQLIVAGYALAFGLALVPAGRLGDLKSRRVMFIVGLSAFTGSSLLCAVAPNIEVLIVTRILQGFAAGIQMPQVIGLVQQLFRGPERGRAFGLFGAMIGISTALGPTIGGGLIAIGGEESGWRLLFWMNVPLGIAALLFAVRLLPKGAQGKAQDRELDVVGILLLGAAIITLMLPFVLTSGGGGSASRWFWLVGFAVFLVLFVLWEQRFKRQGKSPVVHFELFRLSSYRNGLSIVAVYFAALPASFLMVTLYLQEGLGLSPLFAGMVSIPFAATSAVGSYIGGRIVDRVGRALVVAGLGMVVVGFLLLMVAAVATPPEVTPWAMAGAFLVGGLGGGFVVSPNQTLTLAEIPVEQSGVAGSMQQLGQRVGTAIGTAVATSIFYGIVRSEAAGSGSGGSGGRLDAYHDAFRSGTTFTVSLMALALVLAGADLVARRRAARRSGESEHPGAAAGSAEQTEASGSAEQTEASGSAERGGRRADRS from the coding sequence ATGTCCAACGCCGAACCGACCGACGCCCGCCTCGATGACCGCACCCGGTGGCGGGCCTTCGCCGTCTGCGTGGCGGTCGCGGCCCTGACGATCCTCGACCTGTCCAAGGTGAACGTCGGGCTGCCCTCGATCGAGCAGTCCCTCGGGGCCACCAGCTCGTCGCTCCAGCTCATCGTGGCGGGGTACGCGCTGGCGTTCGGCCTCGCCCTCGTGCCCGCCGGTCGGCTCGGCGACCTGAAGAGCCGGCGCGTCATGTTCATCGTGGGCCTCAGCGCGTTCACCGGATCGAGCCTGCTGTGCGCCGTCGCACCGAACATCGAGGTGCTGATCGTCACCCGGATCCTGCAGGGCTTCGCCGCCGGGATCCAGATGCCCCAGGTCATCGGACTGGTGCAGCAGCTGTTCCGCGGACCGGAGCGGGGCCGCGCGTTCGGGCTGTTCGGGGCGATGATCGGCATCTCCACCGCCCTCGGGCCGACCATCGGCGGTGGCCTCATCGCGATCGGCGGTGAGGAGTCCGGCTGGCGGCTGCTGTTCTGGATGAACGTGCCCCTCGGGATCGCCGCACTGCTCTTCGCCGTCCGCTTGCTGCCGAAGGGTGCCCAGGGGAAGGCGCAGGACCGCGAACTGGACGTCGTCGGCATCCTGCTGCTCGGTGCCGCCATCATCACCCTGATGCTGCCGTTCGTGCTGACCAGTGGCGGCGGTGGTTCCGCGAGCCGCTGGTTCTGGCTCGTCGGCTTCGCGGTGTTCCTCGTGCTGTTCGTGCTCTGGGAGCAGCGGTTCAAGCGGCAGGGCAAGTCGCCCGTGGTGCACTTCGAGCTGTTCCGGCTGTCGTCGTACCGCAACGGGTTGTCGATCGTGGCCGTCTACTTCGCGGCGCTGCCGGCGTCGTTCCTCATGGTCACGCTGTACCTGCAGGAGGGCCTCGGGCTGTCGCCGTTGTTCGCCGGCATGGTGAGCATCCCCTTCGCCGCGACGAGTGCCGTGGGCTCCTACATCGGCGGACGGATCGTGGACCGGGTCGGGCGGGCGTTGGTGGTCGCCGGGCTCGGGATGGTCGTCGTCGGCTTCCTGCTGCTCATGGTCGCCGCCGTCGCCACCCCGCCGGAGGTCACGCCGTGGGCGATGGCCGGCGCGTTCCTGGTGGGCGGACTCGGTGGCGGGTTCGTGGTGTCGCCGAACCAGACCCTGACCCTGGCCGAGATCCCCGTCGAGCAGTCCGGGGTGGCGGGGTCGATGCAACAGCTCGGCCAGCGCGTCGGCACGGCGATCGGCACCGCGGTCGCGACCAGCATCTTCTACGGGATCGTGCGGAGCGAGGCGGCGGGGTCGGGATCCGGCGGGTCAGGCGGGCGTCTCGACGCGTACCACGACGCGTTCCGCAGCGGCACGACGTTCACGGTGTCGCTGATGGCGCTGGCGCTCGTGCTGGCCGGTGCGGACCTGGTGGCGCGTCGGCGGGCGGCGCGGCGGTCCGGGGAGTCCGAGCACCCTGGCGCGGCTGCGGGGTCCGCCGAGCAGACCGAGGCGTCGGGGTCCGCCGAGCAGACCGAGGCGTCGGGGTCCGCCGAGCGGGGTGGTCGGCGCGCCGACCGGTCTTAG
- a CDS encoding helix-turn-helix transcriptional regulator, whose translation MALTGRRLEVDRIATLAVLPRESAMVVVGDPGSGRSSVLDAVSNRVSLPVVRVGVNGSESRWPLAGVTSLFTALDDPRATAHIAHLLQAGGTAAAVTAGLAAAHDFLDAVHALTLPPTLVLIDDLDRMDTESQELIAFLAGRLAGTALRVVATVRSVPSDGPLAALPILRIEPLPADEALVLARAMAPAEANDGVLAVLAEETGGNPGALREQLAVLTREQLTGAEPIVLPLRPTPTTEAIAALALGPAAGRDLDVLAKLALVPVAKTTAWDRDELDDLVGAGLATVRGQSVTVRHPLVRSALYWRMPARDRRAAHAELATASAETDPRSAAWHRSFVDDVPDVVALLQAARSYVVDGNVHAAIALTERALHIGGGTEDEHVALLGVAEAMLGKRLLGFAARYLAALRPFRTTPNEVRRLRLQYSAEYLSGDAVHADELLVPVDATDPAEVDAVAGLMAMVACFRAEAWELDQAKDLLHRIEPLEGSASAHTLEIATTARELIAAVDGVLPPDTELHDGLATSELVAMSDPALLLLAHALSIGERYRSARRVFALVLARGQETAAVWTEAARYLTSENEVRSGNFRQALRAIDVWESGSSVAERLREPSRAIAVAWRHFAEGRSAEALDVVDRCLEHRSTSRLWGATAKLHALRGKVLLLDGRLDEAATALEAADAIGRSLRNPAVLRHLGDLVEAYVRLGRTDDARTITARLAADHHARPGRWGALVLARSLALVADDTTRETARRRALELFQPHDSQYERARTFAALAAVGNPAERPRLGAAAAAAYEAAGLRRPLVTPAPAAAMPQFGTGSSSIRSGPVLSPAFPGTPRSAPDASAVLTSLTAEERAVVQKVTEGYRNREIASSLFMSQRTVELRLTQIYRKVGARSRSHLVALLT comes from the coding sequence ATGGCACTCACCGGTCGACGTCTCGAGGTCGACCGGATCGCGACCCTCGCAGTGCTCCCACGGGAGTCCGCGATGGTCGTGGTCGGCGACCCTGGTTCCGGACGTAGCAGCGTCCTCGACGCGGTCTCGAACCGCGTTTCCCTCCCCGTCGTCCGGGTCGGTGTCAACGGGAGTGAATCCCGCTGGCCGCTGGCCGGGGTGACCTCCCTGTTCACCGCGCTCGACGACCCCCGAGCGACCGCACACATCGCCCACCTGCTGCAGGCCGGCGGGACCGCAGCGGCCGTGACGGCCGGGCTGGCGGCGGCGCACGACTTCCTCGACGCCGTGCACGCCCTGACCCTCCCGCCGACGCTCGTCCTCATCGACGACCTCGACCGGATGGACACGGAGAGCCAGGAGCTCATCGCGTTCCTCGCCGGACGACTCGCGGGCACCGCCCTGCGCGTCGTGGCGACGGTCCGTTCGGTGCCGTCGGACGGTCCGCTCGCGGCCCTGCCGATCCTGCGCATCGAACCGCTGCCGGCGGACGAGGCCCTGGTCCTCGCCCGGGCCATGGCACCGGCCGAGGCGAACGACGGCGTCCTCGCCGTCCTCGCCGAGGAGACCGGTGGCAACCCGGGCGCGCTCCGTGAACAGCTCGCGGTGCTCACCCGGGAGCAGCTCACCGGCGCGGAGCCGATCGTGCTCCCGCTCCGACCCACTCCGACGACCGAGGCCATCGCGGCGCTCGCACTCGGGCCCGCCGCGGGACGCGATCTGGACGTCCTCGCGAAGCTCGCCCTGGTGCCCGTCGCGAAGACCACGGCGTGGGACCGCGACGAGCTGGACGACCTGGTCGGGGCCGGTCTCGCGACCGTCCGCGGGCAGAGCGTCACCGTCCGGCACCCGTTGGTCCGTTCCGCGCTCTACTGGCGGATGCCCGCCCGTGACCGTCGTGCGGCACACGCCGAGCTGGCCACGGCGAGCGCGGAGACCGACCCGCGGTCGGCCGCGTGGCACCGGAGCTTCGTCGACGACGTCCCCGACGTGGTCGCGCTGCTCCAGGCCGCACGGTCGTACGTCGTGGACGGCAACGTGCACGCCGCGATCGCGCTGACCGAACGTGCCCTGCACATCGGCGGCGGGACCGAGGACGAGCACGTCGCGCTCCTCGGGGTCGCGGAGGCCATGCTCGGCAAGCGCCTGCTCGGCTTCGCTGCGCGGTACCTCGCGGCGCTCCGTCCGTTCCGGACGACGCCGAACGAGGTCCGCCGGCTCCGGCTGCAGTACTCGGCCGAGTACCTCAGCGGTGACGCCGTGCACGCGGACGAGCTGCTCGTCCCCGTCGACGCGACCGACCCGGCCGAGGTGGACGCCGTCGCCGGGCTGATGGCCATGGTGGCGTGCTTCCGTGCCGAGGCGTGGGAGCTCGACCAGGCCAAGGACCTGCTGCACCGGATCGAACCGCTCGAGGGGTCGGCGTCCGCGCACACCCTCGAGATCGCGACGACCGCGCGGGAGCTCATCGCCGCCGTGGACGGCGTGCTGCCGCCCGACACCGAGCTGCACGACGGGCTCGCGACGTCGGAGCTCGTGGCGATGTCGGACCCGGCCCTGCTGCTCCTCGCCCACGCGCTGAGCATCGGCGAGCGCTACCGGAGCGCGCGACGGGTGTTCGCACTCGTGCTCGCCCGGGGGCAGGAGACCGCGGCGGTGTGGACCGAGGCGGCCCGCTACCTGACGTCCGAGAACGAGGTGCGCTCCGGCAACTTCCGGCAGGCGCTCCGCGCGATCGACGTGTGGGAGTCCGGTTCGTCCGTCGCCGAGCGGTTGCGTGAGCCCTCCCGGGCGATCGCCGTCGCGTGGCGGCACTTCGCCGAGGGCCGTTCCGCCGAGGCGCTCGACGTCGTGGACCGGTGCCTCGAGCACCGATCGACGAGTCGGCTCTGGGGTGCGACGGCGAAGCTGCACGCGCTCCGCGGCAAGGTCCTGCTGCTCGACGGCCGCCTCGACGAGGCAGCCACCGCACTCGAGGCCGCCGACGCCATCGGTCGGTCGCTCCGGAACCCCGCGGTGCTCCGGCACCTCGGCGACCTGGTCGAGGCGTACGTGCGTCTCGGACGGACCGACGACGCGCGGACGATCACGGCCCGCCTGGCGGCTGACCACCATGCCCGTCCCGGGCGCTGGGGTGCCCTCGTGCTGGCGCGGAGCCTCGCGCTCGTCGCCGACGACACCACCCGCGAGACGGCTCGTCGCCGTGCGCTGGAGCTGTTCCAGCCGCACGACTCGCAGTACGAGCGGGCTCGCACGTTCGCGGCGCTCGCCGCGGTCGGCAACCCGGCCGAGCGTCCGCGCCTCGGTGCGGCGGCCGCAGCGGCGTACGAGGCGGCCGGCCTGCGTCGACCGCTGGTGACGCCGGCGCCGGCTGCGGCGATGCCGCAGTTCGGCACGGGCTCGTCGTCGATCCGGTCCGGACCCGTGCTCTCGCCGGCGTTCCCGGGGACCCCGCGCAGCGCCCCCGACGCGTCGGCGGTGCTCACGTCACTGACCGCCGAGGAGCGTGCGGTGGTGCAGAAGGTCACCGAGGGGTACCGCAACCGCGAGATCGCCTCGTCGCTGTTCATGTCGCAGCGCACGGTGGAGCTGCGGCTCACGCAGATCTACCGCAAGGTCGGCGCGCGGTCGCGATCGCACCTGGTCGCGCTCCTCACGTAG
- the glmS gene encoding glutamine--fructose-6-phosphate transaminase (isomerizing): protein MCGIIAARVSDDATPYLLDGLERLEYRGYDSAGIAVRTAGGRTETIRSVSRVGDLRTLVAARSGDALTGVGIGHTRWATHGAVREANAHPHADCTGRISIVHNGIVENADRLRQTLEAQGHRFRSDVDSEVIAHLVERALAVDPDLMLAVQIATAQLEGSWAIVVLDARDGRMVVAADRSPLVVARSGRGDFVASDIGAIAEWCETFVALRDGDVVELGEAWTWSSDGITVPVPFPTPSPFAAAALDLGDHTDHMAKEIDEQADVVATILDRVTRRTADGSMWVGLGLAGFHRLAIVACGTSLNAGQVIATALRGIGGVPTDIVVASEADQAVLGPGTLVVAISQSGETADVLRALNRFEDRHPVLALTNNMHSSLARRADAVLDCHAGPEIGVAATKTFTAQVVVGVAAMISAMVASGRIEPSRAQVLVDELLDLPARIEHAARVSAERMPLLVSSVKEATGFLFLGRGAGLPYAAEGALKLKELSYRWAEAYPAGELKHGPLALVDDGTPVVVIDHGEPKIQSAIAEVRARGGFVITIGGESADIPALGRRGTGDLAWGAMTAPWGPLEAVVPLQMLARELALQLGCDVDKPRNLAKSVTVE from the coding sequence ATGTGCGGCATCATCGCGGCCCGCGTGTCTGACGACGCGACCCCCTACCTGCTCGACGGACTCGAACGACTCGAGTACCGCGGGTACGACTCCGCCGGCATCGCCGTCCGGACGGCTGGCGGCCGTACCGAGACGATCCGCTCGGTCTCCCGCGTCGGCGACCTGCGCACCCTCGTCGCTGCACGCTCCGGTGACGCGCTCACCGGCGTCGGCATCGGCCACACCCGCTGGGCCACGCACGGTGCCGTGCGCGAGGCGAACGCGCACCCGCACGCCGACTGCACCGGCCGGATCTCGATCGTGCACAACGGCATCGTCGAGAACGCGGACCGGCTGCGCCAGACGCTCGAGGCGCAGGGCCACCGCTTCCGGTCCGACGTCGACTCCGAGGTCATCGCGCACCTGGTCGAGCGGGCGTTGGCGGTCGACCCGGACCTGATGCTCGCGGTGCAGATCGCGACGGCGCAGCTCGAGGGCTCGTGGGCGATCGTGGTCCTGGACGCCCGGGACGGCCGCATGGTCGTGGCGGCGGACCGTTCGCCGCTCGTCGTCGCCCGCTCCGGCCGCGGCGACTTCGTGGCGAGCGACATCGGCGCGATCGCCGAGTGGTGCGAGACGTTCGTGGCGCTGCGCGACGGCGACGTCGTCGAGCTCGGTGAGGCCTGGACCTGGTCGTCCGACGGCATCACGGTTCCCGTGCCGTTCCCCACGCCGTCCCCGTTCGCCGCCGCCGCACTCGACCTCGGCGACCACACCGACCACATGGCGAAGGAGATCGACGAGCAGGCCGACGTCGTCGCGACGATCCTGGACCGGGTGACCCGCCGCACCGCCGACGGCAGCATGTGGGTGGGCCTCGGCCTGGCCGGCTTCCACCGGCTGGCGATCGTCGCGTGCGGCACGTCGCTGAACGCGGGCCAGGTGATCGCGACCGCACTGCGCGGGATCGGTGGTGTGCCGACCGACATCGTCGTCGCGAGCGAGGCCGACCAGGCCGTCCTCGGTCCGGGCACCCTGGTCGTCGCGATCAGCCAGTCCGGTGAGACCGCCGACGTACTCCGCGCCCTGAACCGGTTCGAGGACCGCCACCCGGTGCTCGCGCTGACCAACAACATGCACTCCTCGCTCGCCCGACGGGCCGACGCCGTGCTCGACTGCCACGCCGGCCCGGAGATCGGCGTCGCCGCCACGAAGACGTTCACGGCGCAGGTCGTCGTCGGCGTCGCGGCGATGATCTCCGCGATGGTGGCCTCCGGCCGTATCGAACCGTCGCGCGCGCAGGTGCTCGTCGACGAGCTGCTCGACCTGCCGGCACGGATCGAGCACGCCGCGCGGGTGTCCGCCGAGCGGATGCCGCTGCTGGTGTCGAGCGTCAAGGAGGCGACGGGCTTCCTGTTCCTCGGCCGCGGTGCCGGACTGCCGTACGCCGCCGAGGGCGCCCTGAAGCTCAAGGAGCTCAGCTACCGCTGGGCCGAGGCGTACCCCGCCGGCGAACTCAAGCACGGGCCGCTCGCGCTGGTGGACGACGGCACCCCGGTGGTCGTCATCGACCACGGTGAGCCGAAGATCCAGTCGGCGATCGCCGAGGTCCGGGCCCGCGGTGGCTTCGTCATCACGATCGGCGGCGAGTCGGCGGACATCCCCGCGCTCGGCCGCCGTGGCACCGGGGACCTGGCCTGGGGTGCGATGACCGCGCCGTGGGGTCCGCTCGAGGCCGTCGTGCCGCTGCAGATGCTCGCGCGGGAACTGGCCCTGCAGCTCGGGTGCGACGTCGACAAACCCCGGAACCTCGCGAAGTCGGTGACGGTCGAATAG
- a CDS encoding M50 family metallopeptidase, with the protein MTTAAPPLVFVALLVGAVLPFVPFVGRVARIAATIAHEVGHAIVVVPFGGRIQRIELHPDGSGEAWVQLGRVPGGIRWLVRILNLYAGYSAPLWAGVLLVTGVLHGSRWLPVVVLAVIGLVALAFVRNWFGLLVVLGFDALALWVAVRPSEATVLVVAAVGAFFVVDGLRSVVQVGRWLVTGARVQTDFHIAAAEMRVPASLWFVLFVAVNAVAVWLAREPLLQVWDTVVTGVRALV; encoded by the coding sequence TTGACCACCGCAGCCCCGCCCCTCGTCTTCGTCGCGCTCCTCGTCGGCGCCGTCCTGCCGTTCGTGCCGTTCGTCGGCCGGGTGGCCCGCATCGCCGCGACCATCGCGCACGAGGTCGGGCACGCGATCGTCGTCGTGCCGTTCGGCGGGCGGATCCAGCGGATCGAGCTGCACCCGGACGGGTCCGGCGAGGCCTGGGTCCAGCTCGGCCGGGTGCCCGGCGGCATCCGGTGGCTCGTCCGGATCCTGAACCTGTACGCCGGGTACAGCGCACCCCTCTGGGCGGGGGTGCTCCTGGTGACCGGGGTGCTGCACGGCTCCCGCTGGCTGCCCGTGGTGGTGCTCGCGGTCATCGGGCTCGTCGCGCTGGCGTTCGTCCGGAACTGGTTCGGCCTGCTCGTCGTGCTCGGCTTCGACGCCCTCGCCCTGTGGGTGGCCGTCCGCCCGTCCGAGGCGACCGTCCTGGTGGTCGCCGCCGTCGGGGCCTTCTTCGTCGTCGACGGCCTGCGCTCGGTGGTGCAGGTCGGCCGCTGGCTGGTCACCGGCGCACGGGTGCAGACCGACTTCCACATCGCCGCGGCCGAGATGCGGGTGCCGGCGTCCCTGTGGTTCGTGCTGTTCGTCGCCGTGAACGCCGTCGCCGTGTGGCTGGCGCGCGAGCCGCTGCTCCAGGTCTGGGACACCGTCGTCACCGGGGTCCGCGCGCTCGTCTGA